The sequence below is a genomic window from Ovis canadensis isolate MfBH-ARS-UI-01 breed Bighorn chromosome 1, ARS-UI_OviCan_v2, whole genome shotgun sequence.
ggaatggctacccactccagtactcttgcctggcaaattccaaggacagaggagcctgtcaggctacagtttatggggttgcaaagagttggacatgactgagcaactaacactttcaggggACATTTAGCAAAGTCTGtggacatttttggttgttacaaactgtgtgtgtgtgtgcacgtgtgtgtgtgctgctggTATCTGCTGGTTAGTAACTAGGGAATGCTAACCCTACAATGCACAGGGCAGCTCCCACAACAAATCATTACCCACCCCAAACGGCATTTGTAGCAAGGCTGAAAACCCTAACATATTAGCATGAAAAGCAACGCTTGAAGGCAGGCAAGAGAACTGAAGAGGCTGCAGTGACGGTGCCCAGCCCGCAGCCGAGGTTCTGGGCACTATGTTCTGGGATGAAACTCAGAGAATATGAGCGAAGAATGCAGGCAAAGCGAGGTTTCTAGAGCTTATGGAGAACCCTGACTATAAAGAAGCCTGAAAGCAGTCACACATATTTGCTCCCTGTAGTCTGGGTTTCCCCAAATATGGCATATTTCCCCCTCATGGTACACGACAGAATTTTAAgataaacagagacacagatgtagagaacaaatggatGGACACCTagggggaaaaggggaggggatggattgggagattgggattgccacatatacactactgtgtttaaaataggtaactgatgagaacctactgcGTAGCACAGTGAGAAAAAAAGAGGGGTCAGTCTGCTTATAAGCCATGTATTAAGTTaatcttaaaaatgcattccaatatacagTGGGTGCAGACAAATACTATTTGATTCCACTTGCATgagatacctagaatagtcaaactcatagagtcAGAAAGGTCAGTGGTAGATGCCAGGGCTGGGTGGGGATAGggatgtggggagagggaagggggctttagtgtttaatggggacagagtttcagtttaaagAGGTGAAAAATTTGGGAGATGGAGGATGGTGagagttgtacaacaatgtgaatgaccTTAGTGCCACTGAGCTATATGGTTAAACGTGgttaaatagtatgttttatattatgtgacttttactatgataaaaaacataaaaaagaggaTATAAAAAAAGTGACTGTAATCatttgctgtatagcagtaattaatacaacattgttaatcaactatacttcagttaaaatgagttattgaaaaataaaaaaaaagaaaaaagtgattggagtaaaagaaatattgataactGAATGGTTGGTACACTGATATGGCAAAAATTGTGAAATGGTCACAAATGGCCAGTGAGTAATGCCTGGGACAAGGCCACTGTCCTGTGGAGTTGTTGATGTGAAATGGCGCAAAGAGGAGTCAATGTCCAGCTTCGCTCTTAATGGGAAAGAGAAGGAGCTGGGATTCAGGGAGAGATGTGGTAGAACTTACTGGTCTTGGCATCCATCGCAGCACAGTACTTGTTCTCACCCACGGACTCGCCAGACAAGGATTTGTAAATAGACATGGCTCCATCCACCCACTGCCATCGATGCTTCTGCAAATGACAGGAGATGGGAGACACGTACACATAAGGCTGCCCACCTGCTCACAGCCCAGATGGTCACCACAGCCCCCTTAAACACAGCTTTCCCTGGAAAACTTGGGAAAGCACAGAAACGTGTGAAGGGAAAATAGAAAAGTCACTCCATTTAACCTTCAGGAAGACAACATTACTAACATTTTACCATATTTACTTGTGGTGTAACCATTTTTATCTATCACAGTATTTTTATGTACTGAAAAATGTGGTAgccattaaaacatatatattcaatTTTGTAGTATTTTGCTTTCCAAACATGTTTTAATGATAAGAATGTACCACAATTTACCTTGCTAATTCTCCTATTGATTGATGGTTATGTTGTTTCCAATTTACGATTACTGCAAAGAATACCGCTACGAACAATTTTATTTGTAAAGCTGTTTctgtacttaaaattattttttaaaactaaaatcctAGAAGTAGAATTAATGACCAAGGGGCATGAATATTTCAAGGATATTCAAATGCATTTCCAAACTGCTTTTCAAAAACAGTTCAGTTGTAGGAATTTATACCGTCATTTACCGGGAAATTTCTCcttatcttaaaaatattcattaagaCAAAGCAAACATCTAGTAATCTAAGTCAAATTATATCGTTattctaatttgtatttctttgatgcATTCATTGCACAATTCGTTAGGCTGTTTATTAGCCTCAGTCATGAaggtagaaaattaaaaaaatctggtAGAaattccttcaattaaaaataaataaataaaaatcagttagAATAGATGTAAATATTTATCCTGTCTTTGAATGAGAGAGCACTGGTTGATTGCAGTGTGAATACTAACAATGTAAAATTAATTGTATAAATTCTCTGTAACATCTATAGCAAAGTTTATTAAGAAACACAAAGTCaggatttttttccttgtattctttgagcattttttggttAACACAGAAGCCCTACAAAGAATCTATAAATTGCAGGTCCCACACAGAGACTTCACAAAGAGGTGCTGAGAGGGGTAAAATGAAAGACCAGTGAAGAAAGTTAAGGATGGCATAAAACACATGACCGCATCTAGTGAAAAGCTTAACTGAAAGCTTTCCACTTAAACTCAAGATCTAATTGGAATTTAATTAAGCGGGATCTCATAATgcgactctgtgtgtgtgtctgtgtttatttgtatatgtatataccccTATATACTTACAGAAACCTTTTTTGAAAGGCTCTGATACTTTCGTGTTCGGAAGGATTTGAGAGGGCTCTAAATGGATAGGTCTGTAAGTGGAGGACATTGCTTTGTCCCTAACCTGGAAGCCTTGGCCTCTATCAGTTGGAGGCAGGTGACTGAAgatctgttgtgtgtgtgcttgccaGTGGGCCTGCGCCCATTTCCCAGACAGGAGCTGTCTATCtgcttttcccacagggccatGAGTGGGCCAGGTCTGAGGTTACCTTCTGCGGGTCATGCAGGCCAATCCACACCGGCTTGTTTCTTTGATAGGCACCTACGTACTTTGCTATGGTGCTGGCTTCCTTTAAACTCAGGACAGATGCCAAGTGGCCTCCGTTTCCATATGACTGACACTCGAGCTGAGGGCAAGGAGGAAATATGAGGTTTAAAAACATAGCCCAcaccctaaatgtccatctacagacaAATGGATGAAGAAGAGATGGTAtgtcttttctatggctgagtaacagtccATTATGGGCTGAGAAATAACGgactatttagttcagttcagttcagtcgctcagtcatgtccaactctttgcaaccccatgtattgcagcacaccaggcctccctgtccatcaccaactcccggagtccactcaaactcacatccattgtgtcagtgatgccatccagccatctcatcctctgtcgtccccttctcctcctgcccccaatccctcccagcattagagtctattgctgctaagtcacttcagtcgtgtccaactctgtgtgaccccatagacgtcagcccaccaggctcccccgtccttgggattctccaggcaagaacactggagtgggttgccatttcctgctccaatgcatgaaagtgaaaagtgaaagtgaagtcgctcagtcgtgtccgactcttagcgaccccatggactgcagcctaccaggctccttcgcccatggaattttccaggcaagagtactggagtggggtgccattgccttctccatcagagtcTATTACTCCAccacaaaagagaatgaaataataacaTCTGTGGCAACATGGaaggacctagagactatcatactaaatgaagtaagtcagacaaagacaagtgatatcatatgatatcacttctttgtggaatctaaaaaatgatgcaaatgaacttatttacaaaacagaaacagactcacagtattaaaaaacaaacttctggttaccaaaggggtcagagggggagggataaattcgAAGgctgggattaaaatatacatgctacaatatatgaaacagatcaacagcaaggatctactgtatagcacagggaactcttctcaacaTCTTGTAaagacctataagggaaaagaatctaaaaaagaatatactgatagaggtatatgtataactgaatcactttgctgtacacctgaaactgctGGGATACTGTGAATCCACTGtatttcaagaaaaattagaaaaaaaaaaaaaaaagaaagaaaagcacaggCTTCACCTCAGAACCCTAGCTCACCAagcagcatgcacacacagcccCCACCGCCTCTCAGGATCTAAACCCCACAGAAGACTTCCTGTCATCATGGGAGAAAGCACAATGTCACAGGTGCCGGGTCTCCTCGAGGCCAGGTCATGAGCTTTAGGGCCAGGGGAAGTGCCTGGGGTCCTGGACTTGCCTCTCATTTGTGTATGTGACCTTGCCAAGTCCCTGTACCTCTCTTCCTCTGGAGGACATAATTATGGCTACACAAGGGAGTTGTTACGAGGATGAAACTGTCATAATAATGTATAATAGTAATACACTTTAATAAATCTGAGACCACTGATTGTAAAATGTGCCATTCTCTAACTGGAAACTTACTGCCCAAttgaaaaaatcattttatatacacacactttacagacagacagagacacataCTTTATGCTCTCCTGGGCTTTGTTACAGGATCTGCCTACATGACAAAACTTAATTTAATAAAAGCATGGTTTGACTGTGGTTGCTACTCTAATGCTTGCCTTTGAACTTGCTCAGTATTAGATGTGGTTACTGTTTCATGATAATTTagtcccggaggagggcatggcaactcactctagtattcttgtctggagaatcccatggacagaggagcctggtgggctacagtccaaagggtcgcaaagagttggacacgactgaagtgacttagcagtcctCACACTAAGTGCCAGCCACTTTATAAAACCCAAATGTTCTTACATTCATAATTTCATTTGCCTTTCAAATTTGTGAGGTGTGGAAGCTGGATTACCAGTCTACGTTTAGAGAGTGTACCAATCACGAAGATTCTtggaaaagaagagcaaacagGCTCAGTTGGTTTAAGTGATATTATCCCTGTAAATTCACATGGCTAGAACCCAGAGCTCTGCTTCTTCAGTCTGAGATTGGGTTTACCTGTCGTTTTCATGCCAGCTCCATTGCCTCCAGAAGTTTTGTGAACTAAGATAGCAGCTAGGAATCAAGAAGCACAGCGCTATGGGATCAATTTCTCCAGTCCTTCCTGACACCTTCTCTGCACTCTGGTTCAGACGTGGTTAATTCTGCTAAGGCTCGGTAGCAATCTTATGGATTGTTTTTGCCTTGAAAATCTGAACTGAGCATCTACCAGGTGCCAGAGGTTTTTTGCAACAACCCCAACAACCCCATGAAGTGAAAGCATTATCCCTATGTTACAGAAGAAAACTGGTAAAGCGAGGTATAGCTCAAACTAATGCCTGGCAAAGCGTGATTTAAATGCACACCTATATTATTCCAATGTAGACTTGGACTTcccatgtgggcttcccaggtggctcagtgggtaaggaatctgcctgcagtgcaggagacacaggagacgcaggtcaatccctgggttgggaagatcccctggagaagggcatggcaacccactccagtattcttgcctggagaatcccatggacagaggagcctgctggttacagtccatagggtcacgaagagttggacacgactgaagtgactgagcacacgtatTATTCCAAAGCTCCCTGGATATCTTCCTCTTTGTTTTGGTAGAATTAGCTTTGGGCTCTCTGGGGACAGCCAGTACACACGTCTGAGGCCACTGTGGGCCCAGATTGTACCCCATATCCCCACTGGTCCTCCCAGTCAGTCACTCCAGTAAAACAACCACAATCCAGAGACAGAGCAGCCCTGACTCCTCACATTCCAAGGTAACTTACTCTGACTGGCTACCTGGGTATCTCTTAGGAAAGCCTCAGTGAAACAAAACCAATGCATTTGTTGAGTTGTGGGGACACTAAGGCCTTCCATGTGTTCGGAATGCTTCACTCTCTGTCAGGTGGCTCTGAGGCTGGTAAATCTTGTACAGCAATTCAAGTTGTCCTTCCTGTAAGttcctcatctcatcctctttggcTTAATGTGCTTCTGTCTTTTTCCCTGATAATGGACTCCCCGAGGAGAGGCTGTCTCTGGTTCATTCTCATGCCTTTGCAGCCCCCCCAGGGTCTGGGCCTGTAGCATGCACTCCAtcgatttgttgttgttcagtcacccagtcgtgtccagctctttgcgaccccatggactgcagcacgtcaggcctccctgcccctcaccatctcccaaagtttgcctaagttcatgtccactgcaacagtgatgccatccagccatttcatcctttgatgccctcttctcctcctgccctcaatctttcccagcatcagggactttttcaatgagtcagctgtttgcatcaaatgaccaaaatactggagttcagcttcagcatcagtctttccaatgagtattcagggttgatttcccttgagattgactggcttaatctctttgctgtccagggcactctcaggagtctcctccagcatcacagttcgaaggcatcaattctttggtgctccaccttctttatggtccaactctcacaaccacaactatacatgaccactgggaagaacatggccttgattatatggacctttactGGCAGAGTGATGTATCTGCTttccaacacactgtctaggtttgtcatagttttcttgccaagaagcaaatgtcttctgatttcatggctgcagtcaccattgcagtgatttcagagcccccaaaGAGGAAATATGTCACTACTTCCGCTTTTTGCCCCTTGATGTGCTCCATCGATGCTTACAGCATTAGAGGAGTTGAAGGGGTaaccctcttctctccacttcacCTGCCAGCTGACTTcttggaacaccagggaaggaCCCTTGGCTCTGAGTTGAATGACACCTGGAGTTTCGGCTGTTCCCTTGCTCTAGAGACACCTCTCTGAGCGTGAGCCAGATTTCTTACCTCAGCCTCGGACCAGTTCCTCAGCTTCCGGAAGTATCCGTAGCAATACGACCTGTGGTAAAACCACCCGGTAGCACAGCTAGGTCTCAGGACAATGGCTGtgcacaaacaaaagaaaatacaagttacaaaggaaagcaaaagcaATTCACCACCTTAGCCAGTGTAAGACCCAGGTCCCCTCGAAGGAGGAGAGGCTGAGCGTCCTGGAGGAAGGCTCTCTCTCTGCTGCCACATCTTTATACTGTTCACCTTTCTCCTAGCATCTCCAGAAGGGGCTGTGGTCCTTCACCAGAGTACTTCAGCATTGGGGAAAAGGAGATGATCAGATCTTTGAGGATACTGGACACTGGCTCTGAACTGACACAGATTTCAGGAGACCCCAAACATCCCTAAGGTCTGCCAGTCAAGTAGGGGTTTATGGAGGTCGAGCAATCAGTGATGTTTTAGCTCAGGACTATTTTCCATGGACCCAGTGGTCCTCCAAGCCCATCTCTGTGCTAACCTCCTCAATAATGGAGTATGTAATTGGAATAAACATCCTCAGCAACTAGTAGAATCCTCACGCTGGTAGCAAGATCAAACAGATATAATTCAAGAGATCACAAGAGTGGATGAGGGGCATAATTGGTAGTTTTAGGCATCATAGGGAGCAAGtgggtttttccttcttttatctaGGGGAATGCATGACCAGTCAGATGGCAACTTGGCAGGAACTTGAGAATGGGGGGCTGTAAGTCAGTAGCCAGGGGAGGGGAACATTTTAGGCTAAGGGGGTGGGTGTGCAGAGAAATGGCAGCAGGAAGAGCAAACACTTAGGTTTGCCTAATGTGTAGAGGATCTGTCAGGcaaccactatagaaaacagaagGAGAGAGTCAGGGCCCAGAGGCCAGGGAAACcatgattcagagagaagcacaaacTCTTTCAGCTAGTGGACTGATGAATGGGCCACGCCACTGAAACTGCTGGaaatgcagaggacccaggtaATGAAGGGCATGCTGAGCTAGTAAGTTTGGACTTTGTGCCAGTGTGGCTGTGCGGTAATGCTGAGGATGCGTGCAGGAGTCTTTCCACCCCCAGTGCATGTCCACGGACTGTTGTGGTCACAtagcctctcctctctcctcaggCAGGTGACGCTGCTGTCACTTGCTTGCCTTACGCTTCTGTTCTACTTTATTGTGTGTgttagcccctcagtcatgtccaactctttgagaccccatcgactaaggtctgccagactcctctgtccatggaattctccaggcaagaatactggggtgggtt
It includes:
- the REG4 gene encoding regenerating islet-derived protein 4, which translates into the protein MALKSMWLVFLMSYVVSTEVVDAIVLRPSCATGWFYHRSYCYGYFRKLRNWSEAELECQSYGNGGHLASVLSLKEASTIAKYVGAYQRNKPVWIGLHDPQKKHRWQWVDGAMSIYKSLSGESVGENKYCAAMDAKTNFLTWTSKECNERQHFLCKYLP